A window of the Corythoichthys intestinalis isolate RoL2023-P3 chromosome 6, ASM3026506v1, whole genome shotgun sequence genome harbors these coding sequences:
- the LOC130917634 gene encoding THAP domain-containing protein 5-like codes for MPKYCSVPNCENDSTSGRDQKSFYKFPLHDPEQLQLWLRNIGRDNWTPSRHHYVCHEHFVSSCFKVHVGIPCLESDAVPTVFRRVEKRKVTDDDEKYAKVLRRESDSMEASIPCAMERCSNTDANLPYLTALPGVLPLLQPVAEQHNGEWVLLPSNSDEAIVGTVDPRETHVIAYLESIPNVVSGQLLVSSETVLSSALSSEPITSTLPIVSKHAPPRPSSPSMPLLAEGDELQDDDEEDLESWDHQLEEHCYHKHRLNKEQLEAVVAELQKKVKVLHQRHRRHLNKMLGLENTVSQLRQKNMMTEERLQLLERAYLQNSADTGETVAIIYEEDDAAFFYTLGDSKDKL; via the exons ATGCCGAAATATTGTTCGGTACCAAACTGTGAAAACGACTCGACGAGTGGACGCGATCAAAAAAGCTTTTACAA ATTCCCGCTGCATGATCCGGAGCAGCTGCAGTTGTGGCTAAGAAACATCGGGCGTGACAACTGGACTCCATCTCGACACCATTACGTCTGCCACGAGCACTTCGTGTCGTCATGCTTCAAGGTACACGTGGGGATTCCTTGCCTCGAAAGTGACGCCGTGCCCACAGTCTTCCGGAGAGTGGAG AAACGCAAAGTGACGGATGACGATGAGAAGTACGCCAAAGTGCTTCGCAGGGAATCTGACTCAATGGAGGCGTCCATCCCGTGTGCCATGGAGAGATGCTCAAACACAGACGCGAACCTCCCTTACCTAACCGCGCTACCCGGCGTACTTCCATTATTGCAACCAGTGGCTGAGCAACACAATGGCGAGTGGGTTCTGCTGCCTAGCAACAGCGACGAGGCTATAGTGGGCACAGTGGACCCTCGTGAAACGCATGTGATCGCCTACCTGGAGTCTATACCCAACGTTGTCTCGGGCCAACTGCTGGTCTCCTCAGAAACGGTGTTGTCGTCAGCTTTGAGCTCTGAGCCCATCACGTCCACGCTGCCTATCGTGTCCAAGCACGCTCCTCCGCGGCCATCGTCGCCATCAATGCCCCTCCTGGCGGAGGGAGACGAACTGCAGGATGATGATGAGGAGGATttggagagctgggaccaccaatTGGAGGAGCACTG CTACCACAAGCACCGCCtgaacaaggagcagctggaggCCGTGGTGGCCGAGCTGCAAAAGAAGGTGAAGGTCTTGCACCAACGGCACCGGCGCCACTTAAACAAAATGCTGGGCCTGGAGAACACTGTCAGTCAGCtcaggcagaaaaacatgatgaCGGAAGAGAGGCTGCAGCTCTTGGAGAGG GCGTACCTCCAGAACAGCGCCGACACCGGGGAAACAGTCGCCATCATCTACGAGGAAGACGACGCAGCGTTTTTCTACACTCTCGGCGACAGCAAGGACAAACTGTGA
- the LOC130917955 gene encoding claudin-3-like: MSVGLELLGISLCILGWIIGIVACALPMWRVTAFIGSNIVTAQIIWEGLWMTCVVQSTGQMQCKVYDSMLALSQDLQAARALTVISILLAIMAVLIAITGAKCTNCIEEEASKAKVMIVSGVFFIVSGVMQLIPVSWSANTIIRDFYNPLMTDAQRRELGAALYIGWAAAALLILGGGLLCCSCPPSEARYSNSRMAYSASRSAGGQGMERKDYV; the protein is encoded by the coding sequence ATGTCGGTCGGCCTGGAGTTGCTCGGCATCTCCCTGTGCATCCTGGGATGGATCATCGGCATCGTGGCGTGCGCCTTGCCCATGTGGAGGGTGACGGCGTTCATCGGGAGCAACATCGTGACGGCGCAGATCATCTGGGAGGGTTTGTGGATGACCTGCGTGGTGCAGAGCACGGGCCAGATGCAGTGTAAGGTCTACGACTCCATGCTGGCACTCTCGCAGGATCTCCAGGCCGCTCGGGCCCTCACCGTCATCTCCATCTTGCTGGCCATCATGGCCGTGCTCATCGCCATAACCGGCGCCAAGTGCACCAACTGCATCGAGGAGGAAGCCTCCAAAGCCAAGGTGATGATAGTCTCCGGGGTTTTCTTCATCGTGTCTGGCGTCATGCAGCTCATTCCCGTCTCCTGGTCGGCCAACACCATCATCCGGGATTTCTACAACCCCTTGATGACGGACGCCCAGAGGCGAGAACTGGGCGCCGCGCTCTACATCGGGTGGGCGGCCGCCGCGCTGCTCATCCTGGGAGGTGGGCTGCTTTGCTGCTCCTGTCCGCCGAGCGAGGCGCGCTACAGCAACTCCAGAATGGCGTACTCAGCCTCCAGGTCGGCAGGAGGGCAAGGGATGGAGAGGAAGGACTACGTGTGA